In a single window of the Dasypus novemcinctus isolate mDasNov1 chromosome Y, mDasNov1.1.hap2, whole genome shotgun sequence genome:
- the LOC139438335 gene encoding testis-specific Y-encoded protein 4-like has translation MASEAGPGEGPAPQARSEHLRGLASGPLVGESLGRPGQRSPQSCRAGAEAQDPAGGMETGEAPCEEAAVLWVEELPEMEVMEEDMVLENVMAVVDVVAEEEVQEQEREAEQKSLEEGQEECGRAQPGYDAEAAQTSVEALEALQLELSSVKVRTNRAFCRLKHKLRQAFKPHLERRSNIIERIRGFWFKTILNHPLMSAMISDQDQDMLNYMISLKVEEFIHPTNSCKIIFFFGRNPYFQNEVITKEYDITITGYKASHSTPIQWLGDYECQTNSYSNSNTSLNFFNWLSDHNFAGSNRIAEIICEDLWLNPLQYYLRI, from the exons ATGGCGAGTGAAGCGGGTCCTGGCGAAGGCCCGGCTCCCCAGGCACGCTCAGAACACCTCCGTGGCCTGGCAAGCGGCCCTCTGGTAGGAGAGTCGCTCGGGCGCCCTGGCCAGCGGTCCCCACAGAGCTGCAGGGCAGGGGCGGAGGCACAGGACCCAGCTGGAGGGATGGAGACGGGAGAGGCGCCCTGCGAGGAGGCCGCGGTGCTCTGGGTGGAGGAGCTGCCGGAAATGGAGGTGATGGAGGAGGACATGGTGCTGGAGAATGTAATGGCGGTAGTGGACGTAGTGGCGGAAGAGGAGGTGCAAGAGCAGGAGCGAGAGGCGGAGCAGAAAagcctggaggaggggcaggaggagtgcGGGCGGGCCCAGCCAGGGTATGATGCGGAGGCGGCCCAGACATCAGTGGAGGCGCTAGAGGCCCTGCAGTTAGAGCTGAGCAGCGTGAAAGTCCGAACCAACCGGGCCTTTTGCCGGCTGAAGCACAAGCTGAGGCAGGCCTTTAAGCCGCACCTGGAGCGCAGAAGCAACATCATTGAGCGTATTCGTGGCTTCTGGTTCAAAACC ATTCTGAACCATCCTCTGATGTCAGCAATGATCAGCGACCAGGATCAGGATATGCTCAACTATATGATCAGTTTGAAG GTAGAAGAGTTCATCCATCCTACAAATAGTTGcaaaatcatatttttctttgggAGAAACCCTTACTTCCAAAATGAAGTGATCACTAAGGAGTATGACATTACTATCACTG GATATAAGGCATCTCATTCCACTCCAATCCAATGGCTCGGTGATTATGAGTGCCAGACCAACAGCTACAGTAACTCCAATACCAGCCTTAACTTCTTCAACTGGTTGTCTGACCATAACTTTGCAGGATCTAATAGAATTGCTGAG ATCATCTGTGAGGATCTCTGGCTGAATCCCCTGCAGTACTACCTAAGGATATAA